The Capsicum annuum cultivar UCD-10X-F1 unplaced genomic scaffold, UCD10Xv1.1 ctg81566, whole genome shotgun sequence genome has a segment encoding these proteins:
- the LOC124895365 gene encoding uncharacterized protein LOC124895365, with translation MENFFTKVNDSQYSSSNVNIKRFCLITDLDLSSLKADPGERRSISDYDPRIRDEVRKYYVEKGHCQPILKPYPSSEIGGRMRQFASSWFKGSHSTWLEYSVEKNVAYCLCCYLLKNEFVHEITGDFYASKGFRGWNKVLERFRLHVGKVNSVHHKYYNKMLDLSNHRQSIQVVLDKHSQK, from the coding sequence GTCAATATCAAACGTTTTTGTCTTATAACTGACCTCGATTTGAGTTCACTTAAAGCCGATCCGGGAGAAAGAAGATCTATTTCTGATTATGATCCTCGAATACGAGATGAAGTAAGGAAATATTATGTTGAAAAAGGGCATTGTCAACCTATCTTAAAACCATATCCTTCAAGTGAAATAGGAGGTAGAATGCGTCAATTTGCTTCAAGTTGGTTTAAAGGTTCACATTCAACTTGGTTGGAGTATAGTGTGGAGAAAAATGTCgcatattgtctttgttgttattTGCTTAAAAATGAATTTGTTCATGAGATTACGGGTGATTTTTATGCTTCAAAGGGTTTTAGGGGCTGGAATAAGGTTCTTGAAAGATTTCGTTTACATGTCGGTAAAGTTAATAGTGTTCACCACAAATATTACAATAAGATGCTAGATTTGTCAAATCATCGTCAATCAATTCAAGTTGTTCTTGACAAACATTCTCAAAAG